A genomic window from Bacteroidota bacterium includes:
- a CDS encoding thioredoxin-like domain-containing protein: MAEFSRPHFRSLKAAFLSDRPEQTTVDVTLWDKSGPFDNSNIVFHDSSSLLARYALLQFKGNYRLNGPTADSISWKAVTRTFEEALATEKEPLLRQELILQYVESKWAGSPSASEDSTEKKYLIEIPPTSPVWVYHSNIALLLSRGNREEPYKLANEIFAHHPNMYFVRYLYKCAQGRFGLKANVSSQSNWASGDRPFIPTVRVGDPVPHFALRSMDDTLKIFSERSMMGQVYLIDFWATWCGSCVFEIPYLERAFERFKSQGFTILSVSDDDSASTVLRYRNREGTMHWDNVLASSQSKESIMLSFGVSGIPFPVLVSAQGTILALGDDLKGENLERTLDKFMPN; the protein is encoded by the coding sequence ATGGCAGAATTCAGCCGTCCTCATTTTAGGAGTCTGAAAGCAGCTTTTCTTTCCGACCGCCCGGAACAAACAACCGTTGATGTCACTTTATGGGATAAATCTGGTCCGTTTGACAATTCAAATATTGTTTTCCATGATTCGTCATCGCTCCTCGCGAGATATGCCTTACTGCAGTTCAAAGGCAATTACCGTTTGAATGGACCGACTGCTGATTCAATCAGCTGGAAAGCTGTGACTCGGACCTTTGAAGAGGCACTTGCAACTGAAAAGGAACCTCTTCTTCGTCAGGAATTGATCCTTCAGTATGTTGAATCAAAATGGGCTGGATCCCCCAGCGCGTCGGAAGATAGTACCGAAAAAAAGTATTTGATTGAAATTCCGCCAACTTCTCCCGTGTGGGTATATCATTCCAACATTGCTCTCCTTTTGTCTAGAGGTAACCGTGAAGAGCCATATAAGTTGGCGAATGAAATCTTCGCTCATCATCCGAATATGTACTTTGTCAGGTATCTTTACAAATGTGCTCAAGGAAGATTTGGATTAAAAGCTAACGTCTCCTCACAATCAAACTGGGCATCAGGAGATCGCCCCTTCATCCCAACCGTCCGAGTGGGAGACCCGGTCCCTCATTTCGCCTTGCGTTCAATGGATGACACGTTGAAGATTTTCTCAGAGAGAAGCATGATGGGGCAAGTCTATTTGATCGATTTCTGGGCAACATGGTGTGGGTCTTGTGTTTTTGAGATTCCGTATCTCGAGAGAGCGTTTGAACGGTTTAAATCCCAAGGTTTTACGATCCTCAGCGTGTCGGACGATGATTCTGCAAGCACTGTGTTGAGGTATCGAAATCGCGAAGGAACAATGCACTGGGACAATGTGCTCGCAAGCAGTCAATCAAAAGAATCAATTATGTTGTCATTCGGAGTGTCCGGGATCCCGTTCCCTGTATTGGTCAGCGCGCAAGGAACGATTCTTGCACTGGGTGATGATTTGAAGGGCGAGAACCTTGAACGCACTCTCGATAAATTCATGCCCAACTAG